AAAGCTGTCCAGTCTCAGAATGGGTTCGCATATAAACAAGCAGCTTCAACGGGAATGGAATGAGTGTGGAGATGAGGCATTCGTCACCGAAGTGTTGGAGGTTTTGAAAAAGAAGGAAGACGGATACTTTGATGAAAAGGATGCGCTGGAGAAAATGGAACAAAAATGGCTCGACCAGCTCCAGCCGTACGGAGAG
This is a stretch of genomic DNA from Brevibacillus choshinensis. It encodes these proteins:
- a CDS encoding GIY-YIG nuclease family protein, whose amino-acid sequence is MFMWHCCDIRSITAFWIKNTENQKVWISSTRNLKTINGKLSSLRMGSHINKQLQREWNECGDEAFVTEVLEVLKKKEDGYFDEKDALEKMEQKWLDQLQPYGERGYNREKKK